The sequence below is a genomic window from Gossypium hirsutum isolate 1008001.06 chromosome A11, Gossypium_hirsutum_v2.1, whole genome shotgun sequence.
aaatataattaaaatatattaacttaacaattcaaatattttaatagaaattttcaaataataattaaagttttaacatattcaacatacaatataattttttgtggacaaacatacaatataattttattttatgtaattaaaacaaataacattattcaaaataatagctaattaacataattaaatttaatattaataatggATAATTAATATGCTTAGAATTCTAACAACTCTTTTTTGAAATTAATACAActctttttaactaataattgtaatttaaaatctaattatttttaaacaaataattttaaattaaatattataattatttttatatgtaaaattaataatatgatgaaaaataaaaggtaTTCTCGTTAGTTCAAAAGCTTTTCCATACtcgtgcttatatatatatatatattatagattaagaaatcatgaaggttaaaattttctattagtcCTATACCTTGTGAGAGTTAcgaatttagtctctatactttaatttgattaaatttagcCTATGTATGTTTCGAATCAGCCAATTTTAGTTATTGCACATATTGaatcttaaaattttagttctgaCCTAAACGATAGTAATTAAATTAGTATGATTAAATTATGCCATTAGTCCTATACTATAcataaagttatagatttagtctatATTCTTCAGTATATTCATtcttagtctctatacttttttaaaatttgaaattttaatcttgacaCAAATTATAGCCAACAAATCCATTAATTGGctcttttttttgtgtgtgaataATATATAGATATAGCAAATTAACATGACATTgtacatatgataatatatttgtcgCATATGATTCTgaaaataacataacttaatgAAATTAACAGCTACCTTTTGGTCAAaacaaaaacttcaaaattcaaaaagtacaaagactacGAATGAGCAAATTAAAATACTAAGACTGAATCTATAATTTACACATGATAGAGGGAGTAACAATAGAATTTAACCAATAATTAATGAGTGAATGTTGTCAATTAACAATTGGGCTTGATTCGTTTGGGCAATTAGGCTTGATTTTGTAAACATTTTTTTGAAACTAAATTGGGTCCTAATATTGTTGGAACCCATATGGGGTTGAAAATCATTAATGGACTTGCAacgaaatttttgtttttgtccaTTTAAGATGTCACCCTCTTGTactatttttaaggaaaaatcccATAAAAGGCCAAAATGTGTGAACTAAGTAATATCATCCGATGCCAATCGATGAATGAAATCCGGATAGTTCAAGTCATAATCAAGAATATCGTTTCCATCCATTAACTAATGTGCGAGAGAATGGGCGACACCATTAGCTGGTCTATGAGTTAAAAGTAAGCCTAAACTAGCACACAACTCATAAAAATCTAAGATCTCCCCAACAATTCAACCTTAGAAAGATAAATCTAGAGTCCAACTATTGAATTTGTTAGCAATAAAGCACAATTTGACTTTAGAACAACTTTAGAAAAACTCTTTCAAGGGCTTTCTCAATAGCGCAGGACAAAAGCACCAATACCCATACTAAAGAAGCTAACAAGCATCATCTCTTCATGGTCACGAAAAATAACACCATAGGTAACCGTTTTCGACTCCTTATTCCATACCACGTCAATATTAATTTTGACGGCATCTTAAAAAAAGTTTCGCTTTCAAGTCTTATAAATGAATAAGATTAGCATTGAAAAAGTTTTCCTCTTATATGTAGTTCGACCCAATTCAACTCTAAAATAATTGAGATATAGTGTATCTCTCAAACACCTTATTATACtaaaagaaaagatcactttttGTTTCAGCTCCATTTAGGCATGGAGTTTTATTTCATCTATCTATACTATtataatatgtttgaatgagttggTGTTGGTGACACCTATTAATTAGATCTCAACTTAGTTGTAAAGTTACTAAATGGTCATTTCTTAGTTGTAAAATTACATATACATAACGAGAATCATAATATTCACGAGAATCACGAGATTTGAACCCAAAACATCATAATATTCACAATTCCAACTTTAACATTTCAATCAAAGCTACATTtagttttatttcaatttttttataaatttcattacataaatattttcaccCACATTATGGATGTGTCATAAAGTAATATTGTTTAGGGGAGATTGGACTCGCTGTGAGAGAAGTCTTCAAAGTGTCATTCGATGGGAGTTGACGAACCCCTCAATAGTAGAGGTATTGTGCCTAAGGTGTAGACGGCTCTCTGACCTTTGTGGAGTCAAGGAGACAAAACTTGGGGGATAAAACCTAGCAACAACACTTCGAGCACAATATCTCTGCTATTAAATGGTCTATCAATTCATTGGAAACAACATTTCAAAAACTTCTCTTAAAGTAGCTTCGATCTCTCCtcaacaaataatataataaactcCTAacagtaatatatatatttgcatattgtgatctaaatttattatataaatgatAACAAGAAAGGACTAGAAGCTCAAAGCTTTTCATTCATGAAAAATTGGCATGACATCCATGATAGTTTGGTAAGCTTAGCTACTACTCCAACACGCCACGGGCAGCACAAATCTTGTGCCCTTTTCTCATTAACCCAACCCCTCCTCCTCCCTCACACGCACTTCGTATATTAATAttgtgtttatatattttattttcataattaaatgtgTCAAAATCTTAAATATAAATACGTTATTTATCATCAAATTTGACTTGTCACACATAATAAACCAATACTCAAAACCCCATAGTGTGAAACAAAGCCACTCCCTCCGCCCCCCTCACACCAACCAGCCCTTTCCCATTTTCACCCACCAACCATAACGCCCTTTATAGCAGCTctcttttgtatttattttttataggttgaaatatgttgttagtccctatattttgataaaattgatattttaatccttgtactttttatttaaaaatctaagtTCAATCATTAAGATTGTAAGTATTTTTGGTTATTCTCATATGACATAACATATGATTGACAAAACATAAACATGATAAATTGACAAAATTTTGACAGAAACTACCAGCAACGATAATGACTAAACtaggatttttaaattgaaaaagtatgagGATTGAATATAGTATCTTTTAAAGTGTaggaactaaatttcaaattctatacaagtatagggactaaaacatattttaaccttttaaattattattattatttttgaaccCAAAAGATTAAAAAGAAAGGCACAAAAGGAAGGATTTCCACATCCCTCTTGGCAACCCCATTCACGAGACCAACGTGCCTTTcctattccattttatttcacatataaacCAACAAAATACTCACCACCTTTCCTCATTTGCTCTCTTTCAAACCTAACCCTAAGTAGCCCCCCTCTCAAGATGGCCGACCCGCAATGCCACGGCTTGTCCGAAACTTGTAGGAAGGGAGTCGGCAAACGCACCACCATGCCGGTCGAGGCCAAGCCGGTGGTGGTGTCGGAAGTTGCCCCAATCCCAATAGCGCCGTGCGGTGCATGCAAGTTCTTAAGGAGGAAGTGCGTTAGTGGGTGCATTTTTGCACCCCACTTTGGCTCGGACCAAGGTGCAGCCAAGTTCGCCGCCGTTCACAAGGTTTTTGGTGCTAGCAACGTTTCCAAGCTCTTGCTTCACATCCCGATGAATCGACGACACGATGCGGTGGTCACAATATCGTATGAAGCTCAAGCTAGGCTATCAGACCCGGTTTATGGTTGTGTTTCCACCATACTTTCTTTACAACAACAGGTTAATTAATCTATACATGCACTACcacataatttaatttcttccaattttttttttcgtttcATAAATGGAAACCAAATGTTGTTGGCTAAGTTGTTTGCTTCTTagcaacatctttctttttcttcatcttgTTTGAAAAGTAACCATGTGAAAACCGAAACTTCACGTTTTTCTCACATGTTATTTAAATTCGGGTGAGTGTTAAAATGAAGATAtgtgtttaatataaatatatttaaattttataaatttttttattatctcaaTATCTGTCATGtttgtaatataattatttaaaaagtaaaaagaaaaaacgCAACAACATtgtgagaaacaaaaaaaaaaaaaacatttacacCCAAATATAGAATTTAAGCTATTTAAGGCCTTATCTTGACTAGACAATATAGATTCCATACCAATTTAAGATAGAAGATTTAGTTCCATAGTGAAATATTTTCTTCCTTTTATCACtacaataatattaaattctttatcGAGTTTAGTATTATGAGTCAACCGAACACTAACTTAATTGGGTAATGACAAAAATACTCttattttacaaagtaaattatatCTCTACTACTATTAAACTCTCTTATCAAAtttggtgtcacgagtcaaccaaacactaactcaattaaataatgatgaaaatatttttacttaacacaataaactatattattttgaatgcgtttttattattttatatcttttatatagaaaaatagaaatataaatacACATAATAGGATTTAAAcccaaacttttaaaattttttaacatctGTACTTTATCGTTCAACCAAAATcttattcatataattttttataaatatacctAATTTTCATCCACATTGTACGTGTACCATAATTtagtaatattataaaataattacttctTTTCATTAAATTCAAGATTTAAAGTTATTTACACTTTAAATATGATTAGGgtactatattttttaaatttatattaccATAAGATATACACCAAAAGATTGCTGCAATAATGTCTTACGAAAATATTGCTAAGctaaatattttactaaaatattctTTCTGGTTGCCAAAAATacgaaatttaaaattattattattattattgttgcaATTTGTTTTTGCAGGTAGCATCGCTGCAAGCCGAGCTAGTGATGGTGCAAAACCAGCTGATTAACAGCCGGTTCGCGATGGCGAACGCCCTGCAAAGCTCACAGCAGCAACAGCAACATCACCAGCACCACCATCATCAACAACAACAGCAACACTTAGCATCGTTGCAACCAGCATACTCAAACAATTCATCAGCATCCAATAACCTCATAAACATAAGCAACTTTGCCTCCAATTTTGACCTTGTGGCTGAAACAACCACCGCACCTAATTCTTCTCAAAGCATGGACCATCTTCAGCTCTCGAGGCCGTGTCATGACGACGAAGACGACGAACAAGATAGCCGGATTCCGCCCGTTTTCGTCAATCAAATTATTCATCGTACATAATCTTTAGGGTATCTACatatctttctctcttttttttcctctaaaatttataaaacttaaatgAGTTTATTACTTATAGACATATATATATGCCTTGGAGTTTCTTTTCCGCAATATTTTTGTATTGATCTTATAATACCATATATTCCTCAaccataaaataaacataaatgatatatatattaattaagcttaattatttaatttgtttattctaTGTAGAGGTGTTGATGGGTGAAGTCAGATTAGATTTGAGTTGAGTTTAAGTATagtattaatacattttatatttGTTCAAGCCTGACTTGATCTAAAACATGAACCTAAAATTTTTCTCAAGCCTCTCCATATTTGTCAATAACTAACTCAAACCCAATTTGAGTCCCCATGttattaaaatgttttttatttaacatttaataaattttttcatttattaaaatgttatatacaagcaacttaacattttattaatgtttaaattatagTATTATACATTactataaatgtattttttatgtgttacaaattatataatatattaaaataacataatatgatatattacaaacttaaaaaacGGGATGAACTGAGTTCAGGTTCAAATATTCAAGGCTCAAGCTAACCTAAGCCcaacttatattttaaattgatataatttttcACCCAAACTTATTTTATAGACTTgtatttttacccaaatctttAAATACTTTAAGCCAAATTTTGAGCTTGGACATATAATCCGACTTTTGAATAGGTATAACTCTATACTATGTTTCAGATTTATCACACATTTATGTCTAATACTTATATCGAacgcatatttaaacataatagtctaaaaatataaaatcacatATCATACCGGCATACTCACCTTGTCTTCAAATGCATACTGTAAcaggcccattttgcccgggcttacacaaaaaaccaaaaacaaaaaatcaaaataaataaataaaaaaccaaaataaagtcCAAATTAACAGTCCATTAAACAAGTCCAAATACAAGGCCCAaataaaccctaacctaaattgGCCCAAATTCTAACCCTAGCCACATCCTTGCACCGCAGCCTTCACGAGCAGCCTCGCCACATCGCACGTGCTCCTCCGTTCCTCCGTACACCCCCACGAACGGCCTCGCCATGTCAGCAGCACCATGTCCTTCGTACCTGCAACGGACTAACAACAACAATAGTAAGTAGCAGATAACAGCAAATGACAGCAAGAAAATagagttttttatttttcatttatttatgctgtaaaattcggctataaaaagccatcatTTGTACTGTAAAAGGGATTGAGGATACGCATacgaaaatcgataccaaaagtttgaataaaaaatagtttttaggAGGTAATTgaaaatctcatttttcttttcattttgcttttatctatttgattttgttattatataagtataaaaacaaaaataaaggagAGGGAGGATACTTATCTTGATAAAAGCCCTcaaatccttgtttgctttgaagaAATCAAAGCTTAAATAAGGATTGTGAGAGCTAGGAATGAAAAAACTTTCAGATTCATGGTCGAACAGGGTCGATTAGGCCTTCGCGCGACGATCGTCTGCCGAAAACGGAGGCAAAACGGCAGTTGAAGGATGCCTTAGGTTCGGCCGAATAAATAAGGGAATaagatttaggttttttttattattattatttgctttCAAGTGGCTAAATGcttgattttagggtttttaggctTGGTTTTGTACAGAGTAAAAAATGGCACTGTTTCAAGCTTTAAGGATCCGCGCGTCAACCTGCTTGAAGACTCGGATCCGCACCTTTTCCctttaaatggtcaatttgcgCGATTGGTCCCTTCCTTTCGCATTAGCACGCGATCAGGCCTGCTTTAGAtttctttgttgtttttaattttgCCCCCAGAATATGTGCGCCAATTCAATTGGATCCACGTTTAAGCATGGCATTTTGATATTTGGATTATTTACATTTTCAATCCTTGTACATTCACACGCATTGCATTTTGACCCTTATTCTTGTGTTTTAAtgatctattttatttattaattatcccttctaatttgattttatctcaattaagttttatttcaacttgtatatttcattattattattttttaaaaattcacttTAACAttcatcttttaaaattttctatgtaCATTTTGAATTGCCTTGATAagtttactttgtttttttttccttttcaattttttttaaaaaaaattcctttttatatcatatcattttaacattttgcattatatatataatttatgatgaAGTTGATTTTATTCCgtgtatattattaatattatgttattttatatatataatttcttttagatctattcacatattttattatatatctttattatttaaaggaaaaatcctacatattttatgtattatttaaattgttattatatatatacatgtatattggTACATATGTTTGATTTATATACATCATTAAATCCatgttattttatacatataatttcttttaaatttatttgtatacatcattattttttttaaaatctattacATATACAACCTATGataacattaatttaattttatatatattattaatctcttgctaatttttacaaataattattcctaATATATATGCAAGTTTTGTGAATCTATTGTGTGTAATATATCCTATCAtgtatttttatagtttatatattacTTAGGTTATCATGTacattgttaatttttaaatgaatttatgtttaaaatattttgcatgtaatttgattcaaatttttattctataatatttatttcaataaatatataCTCTTAGTTTTTATGCAAATTTGCCaacttatatattatatatattatgcgtTTATTAATTCATCATTACTTTGAAAATGTCTTATACCTCTtcaaatttccattttattttgtaaatgttttgtgaattgttttataatattgtGCCATATTTATTGTTGATGTATATCTCCATCCATGATTAAGAATTTGGTTACATTTTACTTAGAATAGTTGTACATAGTTGTTGGATTTATTAATTGTGGTTTATTGTACCATATTACTTCATGTTCATTAATCCTTTTCTATGCAAATGTTTCGATACAATGCATTAagtattctatttattttaaaacaaataaacgtgttttgagcgaatttccaattttctttattattcaaaaattctgaaataaggCAATATCCAATATTTAGGAATTcagaaaatcgtgccctaccgtgctgggtatgatttttttggtgaactaaatatttggaaatccttttataattttagtgtATGAGTTTTTGAAAGTAAAAAATCAATCGTATTTTtgaaggtataaaggatcgtatctaatcgtgctgggtatgatgctgcatatctttgaaacgagagaattttgacAGTTAACTTGAACTATTCACACATTTTAAAGACTCATGCTTTGAAAGATCTTTTTTCTTAAAATCTTTGATATAAGGATAGCAtcgaatcaatttggtaccaatttttgggcgtaatgagggtgctcaCCCTTCCTCAtttgtaaccgactcccgaatccatttgtttttgattttatgtGAACCAAAATTGTCTTTAATGGAACAAAACATTTTAGTAGGcgacccaatcacacctaaaccgagagattggtggcgactccacatttttgttttaaaaagttaattcccgtttttctcaaaaaaaatggtttcgacacataCCTTCATGTCTAATtattctttttatctttttcctCTTAATATTTACCCACAACCTCAAAATTGGTTGAAGTCAATTTGGGATGGCCCAGGACTGGTACGAATGGACTTGAGTAAGAGATATGTAAAATTTGCAGATCATTTTATGATCTGAACTGACTAATAAAAACCTAGTTAAACAATACAAAAATGAATGTATCactcaaatatttttaattgcaTGAAGGATTAGAGAGCGATTACTATTTTAAGAATGATGAAGCTTTTGCAActtattaatcaataaattactaagtaattttattttccaTTGAAGTAGTAGTTTGTTTCCCTAAGTTATTGATAGTTTGaggtaaatattattattattttaaggtttgggAGAAAGTAGAATAGAACTCAACTATGGAAAAATCATGTTTCAAGTAAGGATCGGCTCAATAAGGCCCTTCATATACTATATTTAAGTGGGTTAATATTCTTTGACCTATGGGTTTCATCTTCAACCTCGTCTAACTTGTTgaatccaaatatatatatatatctaagttcatgaaactattaataagtttatattttaatcattcaacTTTAGAAAATTACAAAAGAGTCACTGAACAAGTCGAAagctttcatttaagtcactcGGTTGTTATGTCCTTTTTTAAAGTTTGACTGGCGAGCTCCAAGCAATAATTTGACGAACAGTATAGTGGAATAGTACCTATCGGTGAGTAGAAGAACATAACTTAGAACCAAGTTGATCTAATGGCCAGTGCCAGAGATCGGAGAATAAAATTATTTGGATTTTGATTCGCAAATTCGTAATGttcaaaattgtttcatgaaggaaaaaaaaagctaaattgTAGAAGATGAGAGAAAtgagagctttcaattggtgcaGATGTGCGAACAAAGAAGGCATATAACGACTATTTTAACAGCCaattacttaaatgaaaatttcaaatggttctgtaacaccccaaactcgacccagATGTCATGACCggatctggcaatgtcacattgaagtatttttcgaaATCTAAGACTCGTCGTTTCAAAACCCCTTCTTTAACTAACCTCTTTGTATAGATTGAAAAGTCGATTTaaagttttattgctaattcataATGTGAGACTTGTACTTTTAAAGGTTACTTTTAAATAAAACGCTGTTAATTTTGTAAACGATTTGTTATTCGCGTTACGCTTTGAAAACGAGTTACGTATTTGTGGTGGTTTTGAAAACGTTTGACTTTTTGTAAACTCGCGtttttcctactactagcagttgtaaatcacaaataaatttaagtaaaataccaaaataaaaaataaacctgAGAGGACTTATTACATAAtgtaaaacccaaaataaaccttaattataatattaaaagttaaCTAAATCgagtggccaccactgagtcctccgtcACATCGATCCGtctaagcctggggatttccACAAGTTAACATATGAGTGAGTTtaggaaaactcagtgtgtgaaatcccataatAGCAATCAATTAGggtaaacacaatttgggcctaagccctttcagtttcagttagggccttagcccatttcagtaacagtagcagtttgggcctgagcctattttagtaacagtatcagtctgggcctgagcccatttcagtaacaataTCAGTGAGGCCTATGCCCactacagtatcagtacaatatgcaatcagaaaatcctacccaatccagcctctacacaccatctccgtactaACCCTATACACCCTGGGGGGATAAAactgacccacccatccctacactccaagtagtatcggttgcggcactaaaacagtatttgcagcagagctgccagtaataggcttatagcttTTCAGTAcatttcctccaaaatcatatatcccaccccatgcaatgcaacataatataaatgtatatatagtaaaaatggcatgctcaaacaatCATACATCATATAGGTgtatatcagtcatttacaaaaataagggtccaggtacacttaccggcctaacagtaggtccacaatcaTCTTGGGCGACCTGTACAACCTTAACAGTTAATCGATGATAAGGGCCCAAAGCCCATAtgtgggcccatgtgggcccacacgctcatatGGCCCACATAACCCAGAAATAGCCTTAGTTGTGTGGTTtacatagcctggcccaatatttaACACACTTTTGTACGATTTTCCCGTGTGAGGCCCACAAGCTCATTGAGCCTTGTAGGCCCAGTTCAGCCCAAAATCGCCCAATATCGTTTCGACCCATGAAAACGCTCATGACCATCTTATCAACCACATGACCATGTTTTGTTACACGACCTGCCACGGGCGGCCACACGCTCGTATGGTGTCGATAGCccacttttcggcttttcggcttttcaacttTTGCTATTTCCCATCTAATGATAGTGTTACACACACACACGTGCGcgcgcacacacacacacacacaccccTATTATAAGATTGTAGCCAATGTACTTCCGAGATCAAAGTACCAACGAGTAACTGCAGAACCTCTTCCAATACCAATAGATTTGCTTCAAAGTCAACCTTAAACCAAAGAACAAGTGACTGATTAATAATAATCTAAATCCTCAGTACAATACACAACTTACCAACCTTTAACCAACACTTACCAAGGGTGGAAAGATCA
It includes:
- the LOC121209446 gene encoding LOB domain-containing protein 20, with the translated sequence MADPQCHGLSETCRKGVGKRTTMPVEAKPVVVSEVAPIPIAPCGACKFLRRKCVSGCIFAPHFGSDQGAAKFAAVHKVFGASNVSKLLLHIPMNRRHDAVVTISYEAQARLSDPVYGCVSTILSLQQQVASLQAELVMVQNQLINSRFAMANALQSSQQQQQHHQHHHHQQQQQHLASLQPAYSNNSSASNNLINISNFASNFDLVAETTTAPNSSQSMDHLQLSRPCHDDEDDEQDSRIPPVFVNQIIHRT